One genomic region from Anopheles bellator chromosome 2, idAnoBellAS_SP24_06.2, whole genome shotgun sequence encodes:
- the LOC131211292 gene encoding serine protease easter-like translates to MARCWSYAIAAVGTLVLLIAPSTTGQTCGRRQVDKMFLIHNGQEAKPGYWPWHAALFESKVRSFDYICGGSILDQNTILTAAHCLVTPNGLVAVERLSVQVGRNRFLKADKRGQEHEAHQLIPHPDFDINDFANDIALIKLATDITYTDYVQPVCLWNRDTNLQSIVGMKGFIVGFGFNEKDVVSDYLKDAEIPVVDSYTCINSNPDAFSFKVKPEMYCAGNRDGVSACNGDSGGGMVFNYANVWYIRGLVSFIPLRGQEAICDPNQYTVFTDVAKYLSWIQKNIRQAIGGSTGVPVHTSVDRNPKLRLLNLDVCGTNRYSNTREFDKQVFLGYPWMGLLEYAVEGERERQTVCHGTLISDRYVLTAGHCVNSLPRRYRLTAARFGDFELSTSRDCAAVNGQQECAPPTQVIRIESAIVHQNFNTPKYANDIALLRLREKAIITQSNVKPICLPVTNDLRSHKPTSYTLTGWPTNGNTLFRSQREVVDSVECQANYTQHSITLEKTFRQICVKQDAHSAACHFPKSAAALQTVQKLQGDDRYVMHGLLSYGPKECTHAYPDVYTYIGPYMDWILNNMNE, encoded by the exons ATGGCTCGATGTTGGAGCTACGCAATAGCAGCAGTCGGCACACTGGTGCTACTGATAGCACCGAGTACGACGGGACAAACCTGTGGCAGACGACAAGTGGACAAAATGTTTCTCATCCACAATGGGCAGGAAGCCAAGCCAGGTTACTGGCCGTGGCATGCAGCCTTGTTTGAAAGTAAAGTCAGGTCGTTCGACTACATCTGCGGCGGATCGATTCTAGACCAGAACACCATCCTCACGG CTGCACACTGCTTGGTAACGCCGAACGGTTTGGTTGCGGTGGAGAGGCTGTCGGTGCAGGTTGGTCGGAACCGGTTTTTGAAAGCCGACAAACGAGGACAGGAGCACGAAGCACACCAGCTGATTCCGCATCCGGATTTCGACATCAACGATTTTGCCAACGACATTGCCCTAATCAAACTTGCTACCGACATTACCTACACCGACTACGTTCAGCCGGTCTGCCTGTGGAACCGTGATACTAATCTGCAGTCGATTGTGGGAATGAAGGGATTCATCGTTGGGTTCGGATTTAACGAGAAAGATGTAGTGTCGGATTACCTTAAAGATGCGGAAATTCCGGTCGTCGACAGTTATACGTGCATTAACAGCAATCCCGATGCCTTCAGCTTCAAGGTGAAACCGGAGATGTACTGTGCCGGGAATCGCGATGGAGTGAGTGCCTGCAACGGGGACAGTGGAGGTGGCATGGTTTTCAACTACGCCAATGTGTGGTACATTCGGGGTCTCGTGTCCTTCataccgcttcgtggtcagGAGGCCATATGTGACCCGAACCAGTACACAGTGTTTACCGATGTGGCGAAGTACCTAAGCTGGATCCAGAAGAATATCCGACAGGCTATTGGAGGTTCCACGGGGGTTCCGGTTCACACGAGCGTGGACCGAAACCCCAAACTTCGTCTTCTGAACCTGGATGTCTGCGGTACAAATCGCTACTCAAATACTCGCGAATTTGACAAACAGGTATTTTTGGGCTACCCTTGGATGGGTCTACTGGAGTACGCGGTGGAAGGAGAGCGCGAAAGGCAAACAGTTTGTCACGGAACCCTAATTAGTGACCGATATGTTTTAACGGCCGGCCACTGTGTCAACAGCCTTCCGAGACGCTACAGACT AACCGCTGCACGATTTGGTGATTTCGAGCTCTCTACATCAAGGGACTGTGCAGCGGTGAACGGGCAGCAGGAATGCGCACCACCAACGCAAGTAATTCGCATCGAATCAGCGATCGTCCACCAGAACTTCAACACACCAAAGTATGCCAACGATATTGCCCTGTTGCGACTGCGCGAAAAAGCGATCATCACGCAGAGCAACGTCAAGCCGATCTGTCTGCCGGTCACCAACGACCTGCGTAGCCACAAACCCACAAGCTATACGCTCACCGGCTGGCCGACAAATGGAAACACGCTTTTCCGATCGCAACGAGAAGTCGTCGATTCGGTCGAGTGCCAGGCGAACTATACTCAACATTCGATCACGTTGGAAAAAACCTTCCGACAGATTTGCGTCAAGCAGGATGCACATTCCGCGGCATGCCATTTCCCGAAATCGGCTGCAGCGTTGCAGACGGTGCAGAAACTGCAGGGCGATGACCGATATGTGATGCACGGGCTACTGTCCTACGGTCCCAAGGAATGCACTCATGCCTACCCCGATGTGTACACCTACATTGGCCCTTACATGGACTGGATTTTAAATAATATGAACGAATAA